The Carnobacterium divergens genome includes a window with the following:
- a CDS encoding ABC transporter ATP-binding protein, with protein sequence MINVIGLTKNAFSEQKNKRILSNVTFQIKTGELALISGCSGSGKTTLLKVLASLETADAGKILINKKKVHELNEPQRARYRKEELGLVLQDVPLIDSLTIQENIELVAAQAPFSYEPKHILAQVGIHEALDRFPSDLSSGDYQLVLLARALVKKPKVLLLDEPLSALDSFSAQTVLIFLQETAKKRGTTILLATKRKQLIPFANRVLTLSKGHVTAIKSNKKPAKIADLKW encoded by the coding sequence ATGATTAACGTAATCGGTTTAACTAAAAATGCTTTCTCGGAACAAAAGAACAAACGAATTCTCAGTAATGTAACTTTTCAAATCAAAACAGGGGAGCTCGCACTGATTAGTGGCTGCTCTGGTTCTGGAAAAACGACCCTTCTAAAAGTACTTGCTAGTTTAGAAACGGCAGACGCAGGAAAAATTTTAATCAATAAAAAAAAGGTTCATGAATTAAATGAACCTCAGCGTGCACGCTATCGAAAAGAAGAGCTTGGGTTGGTTCTTCAAGATGTACCGTTAATTGATTCCCTTACCATTCAAGAAAATATTGAACTAGTCGCTGCACAAGCGCCTTTTTCTTATGAACCCAAACACATCCTTGCGCAAGTTGGAATTCATGAAGCGTTAGATCGCTTTCCAAGTGACCTTTCAAGCGGTGACTATCAGTTGGTTCTCTTAGCAAGAGCACTTGTCAAAAAACCAAAGGTTTTATTGTTAGATGAGCCGCTTAGTGCTTTAGATTCTTTTTCAGCACAAACTGTTTTGATTTTTCTTCAAGAAACTGCTAAAAAACGAGGAACAACGATTCTTCTTGCAACAAAGCGAAAACAATTGATTCCCTTTGCCAATCGTGTACTTACCTTATCAAAAGGCCACGTTACAGCTATTAAATCCAATAAAAAACCAGCTAAGATAGCTGATTTAAAATGGTAA
- a CDS encoding class II fructose-bisphosphate aldolase, producing the protein MALVSATEMLNKAREGKYAVGAFNTNNLEWTKAILVGAQAANSPVMIQTSMGAAKYMGGYKVCYDLVKDLIDSMGITVPVALHLDHGDYEAALECIEIGYTSVMFDGSHLPFEENMEKAKDVIAKAHAKGVSVECEVGSIGGEEDGIIGSGELADPKECKLIADLGVDFLAAGIGNIHGSYPANWTGLSFETLSAIADITGGHLPLVLHGGSGIPVEQVKKAISLGVSKINVNTECQEVFAAATRKYIEEGKDQQGKGFDPRKLLEPGTTAVTELVKQRIEWFGSTGKA; encoded by the coding sequence ATGGCATTAGTATCAGCTACAGAAATGTTAAACAAAGCACGCGAAGGTAAATATGCAGTAGGTGCATTCAATACCAACAATTTAGAATGGACAAAAGCAATTTTAGTGGGAGCTCAAGCAGCTAACTCACCTGTAATGATCCAAACTTCAATGGGTGCGGCTAAATACATGGGTGGATACAAAGTTTGTTACGATCTTGTAAAAGATTTAATTGATTCAATGGGAATCACTGTTCCTGTTGCACTTCACTTAGATCACGGTGATTACGAAGCAGCTCTTGAATGTATCGAAATTGGATACACTTCAGTAATGTTTGATGGTTCTCACTTACCATTTGAAGAAAACATGGAAAAAGCTAAAGACGTTATTGCTAAAGCACATGCTAAAGGCGTTTCTGTTGAATGTGAAGTTGGAAGCATCGGCGGAGAAGAAGACGGAATCATCGGTTCAGGCGAATTAGCTGACCCTAAAGAATGTAAATTAATCGCTGATCTTGGCGTTGATTTCTTAGCTGCTGGTATTGGTAACATCCATGGTTCATACCCAGCTAACTGGACAGGTTTAAGCTTTGAAACGTTATCTGCAATTGCAGACATCACTGGTGGACATTTACCATTAGTATTACACGGAGGTTCAGGAATTCCAGTAGAACAAGTTAAAAAAGCAATTTCTCTTGGCGTTTCAAAAATCAACGTAAATACTGAGTGTCAAGAAGTATTTGCAGCTGCAACTCGTAAATATATCGAAGAAGGCAAAGACCAACAAGGTAAAGGTTTTGACCCTCGTAAATTATTAGAACCAGGAACTACTGCAGTTACTGAGTTAGTTAAACAAAGAATTGAATGGTTTGGTTCAACTGGTAAAGCTTAA
- a CDS encoding pseudouridine synthase: MRLDKLLFETGYGSRNQVKQLIKRKQVRINGELVLTDGYNVDPEVQTVLVSGKQVHYQAHVYYMLNKPAGVVSAVRDAKNQTVIDLIAKKDQRPGLFPVGRLDRDTEGLLLITNNGQLAHQLLVPKKEVVKKYEAIVNEPVTDADVQAFKEGIIFHGGIQCKPAELRILETMENESRVLLAISEGKFHQVKKMFLSVGKKVTYLKRVAMGTLVLDEGLEKGSYRALTNEELENYQRYFI, encoded by the coding sequence ATGCGGTTAGATAAATTATTATTTGAAACAGGCTATGGCTCTAGGAATCAAGTGAAGCAATTAATTAAACGAAAGCAAGTCCGTATCAATGGTGAGTTGGTCTTAACAGATGGTTATAACGTCGATCCTGAAGTACAAACAGTCCTTGTTTCAGGAAAACAAGTCCACTATCAAGCGCATGTGTATTATATGTTAAATAAACCAGCAGGCGTTGTCAGTGCGGTGCGTGATGCCAAAAATCAAACCGTTATTGATTTGATTGCGAAAAAAGATCAACGTCCAGGATTATTTCCAGTAGGCCGTTTAGATCGAGATACGGAAGGGTTGTTGTTAATAACGAATAATGGTCAATTGGCGCATCAGTTATTAGTTCCTAAAAAAGAAGTGGTAAAAAAATATGAAGCAATTGTTAATGAACCAGTTACAGATGCAGATGTTCAAGCATTTAAGGAAGGAATTATTTTTCATGGCGGTATTCAATGCAAACCTGCTGAATTGCGTATTTTAGAAACTATGGAGAATGAAAGTCGCGTTTTATTAGCTATTAGTGAAGGGAAATTTCATCAAGTTAAAAAGATGTTTTTATCTGTTGGGAAAAAAGTAACGTATTTGAAGAGAGTAGCTATGGGGACATTGGTTTTGGATGAAGGACTAGAAAAGGGTTCTTATCGAGCATTGACGAATGAAGAGCTGGAAAACTATCAGCGTTACTTTATATAA
- a CDS encoding PhzF family phenazine biosynthesis protein: MKLSVYVASAFSKNQGGGNKAGVVLMENESLTTIQKMAIAKQLGYAETAFISDSDIADYKFEYFTPKEEVDLCGHATIGSFVILMHLKKLFKHCYTIETNSGVLSISIEDDVLFMEQNKPLFYDVVPENVFIDCFDIEAIDSKMPIQIVSTGLKDLLIPIKSETQLHALQPNFEKIKEISKNYQVIGMHLYTIDDDRIICRNFAPLYDINEESATGTSNGALACYLYQQNDLKKELYVFEQGYSLNAPSEILVKLTTTHTNEIEQVYVGGKGYYCETLDIEC; encoded by the coding sequence ATGAAACTATCGGTTTATGTTGCAAGTGCATTTAGTAAGAATCAAGGCGGCGGAAATAAAGCAGGTGTGGTATTGATGGAAAATGAGTCGTTGACCACTATCCAAAAGATGGCAATCGCTAAACAGCTGGGTTATGCAGAAACTGCTTTTATATCAGATTCTGACATTGCCGATTATAAATTTGAGTATTTTACACCTAAGGAAGAAGTTGATTTATGTGGTCATGCTACAATTGGTTCTTTCGTCATCTTGATGCACTTAAAGAAACTATTTAAACATTGCTATACAATAGAAACCAATAGCGGTGTGCTTAGTATTTCCATAGAAGATGATGTCTTGTTTATGGAGCAAAACAAACCACTATTTTATGATGTTGTGCCTGAAAATGTGTTTATTGACTGTTTTGACATTGAAGCTATTGACAGTAAAATGCCTATCCAAATTGTTTCCACAGGTCTAAAGGATCTGTTAATTCCTATCAAAAGCGAAACCCAACTGCATGCACTTCAACCTAATTTTGAAAAAATTAAAGAAATCAGTAAGAACTATCAAGTTATCGGAATGCACCTATATACCATTGATGACGATCGCATCATATGTAGAAACTTTGCTCCCCTATACGATATCAATGAAGAATCCGCTACTGGTACTTCAAACGGTGCATTAGCTTGCTACCTTTATCAACAAAACGATTTAAAAAAAGAACTTTACGTATTTGAACAAGGTTATTCTCTAAACGCTCCCTCCGAAATATTGGTAAAACTAACAACCACTCACACAAATGAAATAGAACAAGTTTATGTTGGTGGCAAAGGCTATTATTGCGAAACACTCGATATAGAGTGTTAG
- a CDS encoding YebC/PmpR family DNA-binding transcriptional regulator: protein MGRKWANIKDKKASKDKNTSRIYAKFGIEIYVAAKQGDPDPHSNQKLRFVIERAKTYNVPKHVIDRAIEKAKGSGDETYSELRYEGFGPNGSMIIVDALTNNVNRTASDVRAAYGKNGGNMGVSGSVAYLFDNTAVFGVENRDADELLELLMEADVDVRDVADEDGQTIIYAEPENFHTVQGALKELGIEDFTVAEIEMIPQNEVTLEGEDLEKFENLIDALEDLEDVQKVHHNVNLED, encoded by the coding sequence ATGGGTCGTAAATGGGCAAATATTAAAGACAAAAAAGCATCAAAAGACAAAAATACAAGTCGCATCTATGCTAAGTTTGGCATTGAAATTTATGTAGCTGCAAAACAAGGGGATCCAGATCCTCACTCTAACCAAAAATTACGCTTTGTTATTGAACGTGCTAAGACTTATAACGTGCCAAAACATGTCATTGATCGCGCGATTGAAAAAGCGAAAGGTTCCGGTGATGAAACTTACTCTGAATTACGATACGAAGGTTTTGGACCAAATGGCTCAATGATTATTGTCGATGCCTTAACAAATAATGTGAATCGTACGGCCTCTGATGTTCGTGCCGCTTATGGTAAAAATGGAGGAAATATGGGTGTGAGTGGTTCTGTTGCCTATCTTTTCGATAATACGGCCGTTTTTGGAGTAGAAAATCGTGATGCTGACGAATTGCTTGAGTTATTGATGGAAGCCGATGTTGACGTTCGTGACGTTGCTGACGAAGACGGTCAAACCATTATTTATGCTGAACCTGAAAACTTCCATACAGTTCAAGGAGCATTAAAAGAATTAGGAATTGAAGACTTTACCGTTGCTGAAATCGAAATGATTCCACAAAATGAAGTGACTTTAGAAGGTGAAGATTTAGAAAAATTTGAAAATCTGATTGATGCTCTAGAAGATCTAGAGGATGTTCAAAAAGTTCATCATAATGTCAACTTAGAAGACTAA
- a CDS encoding GntR family transcriptional regulator has translation MIKYKVIAEEIERRIRQKVYEVNTKLPTVDQLMIDFEASRNTIRKAIEILSLRGLVYQVQGSGIYIRKAEQEDCINIGNVKGISKDFLQKTIRSKLLDLTLIEADEELAKMMNCPIGTPIYRLKRQRFSDEKPLSIEYTYYNKEIIPYLNQEIAEKSIYSYIEDDLKLSIGFSDKFIHVSKLTADEAFLLDLPVGDPSLIVKETVYLANGLLFNISTVIYNYLEAHLFLQSEHY, from the coding sequence ATGATTAAATATAAGGTGATCGCTGAAGAAATCGAACGCCGTATCAGACAAAAAGTTTATGAAGTAAATACAAAATTACCAACTGTGGATCAATTAATGATTGATTTTGAAGCAAGTCGAAATACCATTCGAAAAGCCATTGAAATCCTTTCTCTAAGAGGGCTAGTTTACCAAGTCCAAGGAAGCGGTATTTACATTCGCAAAGCAGAACAAGAAGATTGTATTAATATCGGAAATGTTAAGGGAATCAGTAAAGATTTCCTTCAAAAAACAATTCGTTCAAAGCTTTTAGACTTAACCTTGATTGAAGCCGATGAAGAGCTCGCAAAAATGATGAACTGCCCAATTGGGACACCTATTTATCGGTTGAAACGGCAACGTTTTAGCGACGAAAAACCCTTAAGTATTGAGTACACCTATTACAACAAAGAAATCATTCCCTATTTAAACCAAGAAATCGCAGAGAAATCAATTTATTCTTATATTGAAGACGATTTAAAATTATCCATTGGTTTTTCTGACAAATTTATTCATGTCAGCAAGTTAACTGCCGATGAAGCCTTTCTGTTAGATTTGCCAGTGGGAGATCCCTCCTTGATTGTCAAAGAAACCGTTTATCTAGCAAATGGCTTACTGTTTAACATTTCTACGGTAATCTATAACTACCTTGAAGCGCATCTCTTTTTACAATCAGAACATTACTAA
- a CDS encoding PTS sugar transporter subunit IIC, whose protein sequence is MEKFMTVLEEKMTPIAVKLDNNRYITAIKDGFFGVMSLLIIGSFFLLVANLPITGYPEFMASLLGENWTTYFTVPYDMTMNVMTFYVIIAMARSLAKTYGMDSISCISSVVVAFLILTPTFEFKDGALGMGIPLSNLGASGLFLGMLTAVAAVEIVHFIDKKGWKIKMPDSVPANVSRSFSALIPALFVIIIFNLVRILFSLTEFGTMQAFIFHYLQVPLTSLGSTLPATLLITLFEALLWCFGIHGSNVVGGIMQPIWLSLTADNQAAFASGEALPHIVNYQFYSNFMKIGGFGGTFGLAILILLFAKSSQFKALGKLAFGPGLFNINEPLIFGIPIVLNPIMMIPFILTPLVLCIVAYFSMKTGLVPYTNGTNIPWTTPPVIAGFLVSGWRGALLNIVQIVISMAIYYPFFKSADKIAYDAEMQTSEVSAESVTEA, encoded by the coding sequence ATGGAAAAATTTATGACGGTATTAGAGGAGAAAATGACACCTATTGCAGTTAAACTCGACAACAATCGGTACATTACGGCAATTAAAGACGGTTTTTTTGGAGTCATGTCATTATTAATTATTGGGTCATTCTTTTTATTAGTTGCTAATTTACCAATTACAGGCTATCCAGAGTTTATGGCATCGCTATTAGGTGAAAATTGGACAACCTATTTCACTGTTCCTTATGACATGACGATGAATGTTATGACCTTTTATGTCATTATTGCAATGGCTCGAAGTTTAGCAAAAACCTACGGAATGGACAGCATTTCGTGTATTTCATCGGTAGTCGTTGCTTTCTTAATTTTAACACCAACATTTGAGTTTAAAGACGGAGCTCTCGGAATGGGAATCCCATTAAGTAATTTAGGCGCAAGTGGATTGTTTTTAGGAATGTTAACAGCAGTAGCAGCGGTTGAAATTGTTCATTTTATTGATAAAAAAGGTTGGAAAATCAAAATGCCTGATTCAGTTCCAGCCAATGTTTCTCGGTCATTTTCAGCGTTGATTCCAGCACTTTTTGTTATTATTATTTTTAACTTAGTCCGTATTTTGTTTAGTCTTACTGAGTTTGGTACAATGCAAGCGTTTATTTTCCATTATTTACAAGTTCCGTTAACAAGTCTAGGAAGCACGTTACCTGCTACGCTATTGATTACACTATTTGAAGCACTGTTATGGTGTTTTGGGATTCATGGTTCCAATGTAGTCGGCGGAATTATGCAACCTATTTGGTTATCCTTGACAGCAGACAATCAAGCAGCCTTTGCTTCTGGGGAAGCATTGCCTCATATTGTCAACTATCAATTTTATTCTAATTTTATGAAAATTGGTGGATTTGGTGGAACATTTGGTTTAGCTATTTTAATTTTATTATTTGCAAAATCAAGTCAATTTAAGGCGCTTGGAAAATTAGCCTTCGGACCAGGGTTGTTCAATATTAATGAGCCCTTGATTTTTGGGATTCCGATTGTTCTAAATCCAATCATGATGATTCCATTTATTTTGACGCCTCTTGTTTTATGTATTGTAGCGTATTTTTCAATGAAAACGGGTTTAGTCCCTTATACAAATGGCACGAATATTCCATGGACAACACCTCCTGTAATCGCTGGCTTTTTAGTAAGTGGTTGGCGAGGAGCGTTGTTGAATATCGTTCAAATTGTGATTTCAATGGCGATTTATTACCCATTCTTTAAATCAGCCGATAAAATCGCATATGACGCAGAAATGCAAACGTCAGAAGTAAGTGCTGAATCCGTAACCGAAGCTTAA
- a CDS encoding 6-phospho-beta-glucosidase, which yields MCSLPKDFLWGGAVAAHQLEGGWNQGGKGMSIADVLTAGTKDQQRLITEGLLPGKYYPNHEAIDFYHNYEEDIQLFAKMGFKCFRTSIAWSRIFPKGDELVPNEEGLAFYDKLFDTLLKYNIEPVITLSHFEMPYHLATEYGGFYNRKVVDLFVRYATTVMERYQSKVKYWMTFNEINNQMNTSNDIFGWTCSGVKFSEFAQPEEVLYQVAHHELIASALVVKKGKEINPDFQIGCMASFVPIYPYSCAPDDMMLATESMHDRFFFTDVHIRGHYPNYILKKWERDGIHVAMEAGDEAILASGKVDYLGFSYYMSNAVKSDASNDNSESLDGSNHYSVRNPYVEASDWGWQIDPVGLRYALNTLYERYEIPLFIVENGFGAIDELKADGSCDDGYRIDYLKAHIAEFKKAVEIDGVELMGYTPWGCIDLVSFTTGEMKKRYGFIYVDKDNEGNGTLQRSKKKSFDWYKEVIASNGEQL from the coding sequence ATGTGTAGTTTGCCAAAAGATTTTTTATGGGGTGGCGCAGTTGCTGCCCATCAATTAGAAGGCGGTTGGAATCAAGGTGGCAAAGGGATGAGTATCGCAGACGTTTTGACAGCAGGAACAAAAGACCAACAGCGTTTGATTACAGAAGGATTATTGCCTGGGAAATATTACCCAAATCATGAAGCCATCGATTTTTATCATAACTATGAAGAGGATATCCAATTATTTGCAAAAATGGGTTTTAAGTGCTTTAGAACCAGTATTGCATGGTCGCGTATTTTTCCAAAGGGGGATGAGCTTGTTCCAAATGAAGAGGGCCTAGCCTTTTATGATAAGCTGTTTGATACATTATTAAAATACAATATTGAACCGGTAATCACCTTGAGTCATTTTGAGATGCCGTATCATTTAGCAACAGAGTATGGTGGTTTTTATAATCGAAAAGTAGTAGATTTATTCGTACGATACGCAACAACGGTAATGGAACGTTATCAATCGAAGGTGAAGTATTGGATGACGTTTAATGAAATTAACAATCAAATGAATACCAGTAATGATATTTTTGGTTGGACGTGTTCAGGAGTGAAATTTTCTGAATTTGCTCAGCCAGAAGAAGTGTTGTATCAAGTAGCACATCATGAACTGATTGCGAGTGCGTTAGTTGTTAAAAAAGGGAAAGAAATCAATCCAGATTTTCAAATAGGGTGTATGGCTTCATTTGTGCCAATTTATCCATATTCTTGTGCTCCTGATGATATGATGCTAGCAACAGAAAGTATGCACGATCGTTTCTTCTTTACGGATGTTCATATTCGTGGTCATTATCCAAATTATATTCTCAAAAAATGGGAACGAGATGGCATTCATGTTGCAATGGAAGCAGGTGACGAAGCCATTTTAGCTAGTGGGAAAGTCGATTATCTAGGGTTTAGTTACTATATGTCAAATGCAGTGAAGTCAGATGCGAGCAATGACAACAGTGAGTCACTAGATGGAAGCAATCATTATTCAGTACGAAATCCTTATGTGGAAGCGAGTGACTGGGGATGGCAAATTGATCCAGTTGGGTTGCGGTATGCACTAAATACGTTATACGAACGCTACGAAATTCCGTTGTTTATTGTCGAGAATGGCTTTGGTGCGATTGACGAATTAAAAGCAGATGGCAGTTGTGACGACGGGTATCGCATTGACTATTTAAAAGCGCATATTGCAGAATTTAAAAAAGCGGTTGAAATAGATGGCGTTGAGTTGATGGGCTACACGCCGTGGGGGTGCATCGATTTAGTTTCCTTTACGACAGGAGAAATGAAGAAACGTTATGGATTCATTTATGTAGATAAGGACAACGAGGGGAACGGAACGTTGCAACGTTCTAAGAAAAAAAGCTTTGATTGGTATAAGGAAGTCATTGCTAGTAATGGAGAACAATTGTAG
- a CDS encoding DNA alkylation repair protein → MWSENWRFKKTSCERSKKNQQLALDLFDTGNSDAQYLAGLAINPKLMTKNQLEHWADTSNWSAISEAIVASVAAESPYAIELALKWIHSDDELLEDTGWSCYGKFISIAPDTAINHQEVLLLLNTIEQTIHQAKNAVRYTMNGFVISVGCYCPSLLDEAKKTALTIGAVNVRMGDTACKVPLAITSIEKVVEMNRVGKKRKRAVC, encoded by the coding sequence ATTTGGAGTGAAAATTGGCGATTTAAAAAAACATCTTGTGAAAGAAGTAAAAAAAATCAACAACTTGCTTTAGATTTATTTGATACTGGCAATTCAGATGCCCAATATTTAGCTGGCTTAGCTATCAATCCTAAGTTAATGACAAAAAATCAATTAGAACATTGGGCAGATACATCTAACTGGTCTGCCATCAGCGAAGCGATTGTAGCTAGCGTTGCTGCGGAGAGTCCTTACGCAATCGAATTGGCTTTAAAGTGGATTCATTCAGATGACGAACTACTTGAAGATACCGGCTGGAGTTGTTATGGAAAGTTTATCTCCATTGCTCCTGATACTGCCATCAATCATCAAGAAGTGCTTCTTTTATTAAATACGATTGAACAGACCATTCATCAAGCAAAAAATGCTGTTCGCTATACGATGAATGGCTTTGTGATATCCGTTGGATGTTATTGCCCTTCTTTACTTGATGAAGCAAAAAAAACCGCACTTACCATTGGAGCTGTAAACGTTAGGATGGGGGACACTGCTTGTAAAGTTCCACTTGCTATTACAAGCATTGAAAAAGTAGTTGAAATGAACCGTGTTGGCAAGAAACGAAAACGAGCGGTTTGTTAA
- a CDS encoding DNA alkylation repair protein — MNVLDVMAQLEALGTQQTKKTFIRHGAPGPLFGVKIGDLKKHLVKEVKKINNLL, encoded by the coding sequence ATGAATGTACTAGACGTGATGGCCCAGCTTGAAGCTCTTGGAACACAACAAACAAAAAAAACGTTTATTCGCCATGGTGCCCCTGGCCCTTTATTTGGAGTGAAAATTGGCGATTTAAAAAAACATCTTGTGAAAGAAGTAAAAAAAATCAACAACTTGCTTTAG
- a CDS encoding helix-turn-helix domain-containing protein — protein MIKPIHQYQIAISSIHEKQQERFFGTKIIFVIKGAATIWMDAQQLDLQTDDLLVVNRGVNHTISGSKDSQVIVLKIVGNFFLSKYPQYFQFNFECFSREIDFGKEKAIEELRRYLAEMVIAELSNHENFKLEIESNLYQVMLLLTRFFKKPIVNQIENEVPDERILKVIQEIEANYYEPLTLNEMAQKVYFSPSYLSRYFKKGTGVGFVQFVNQVRLRHSIEDLIYSDMEINQVALQNGFSSGKNFSHCFKEYYHVTPTDYRLKNQVTRKNEDNLEDQESSPLELTEVLLLLANYCDNFEQSSHATSNSVANLSIDVERERVAKELPYASYIVFIGELKELLKKHVQQQVKQAKTDFRITYIGVKNLLSENTILTTIETDEIVPSYSPYDSADLVLDFIYQENLSLFVYLSYHEMEENQGDYLLKLKAFIAHAIQRYGREFVSRWRFMYYHKEWDNTVAKHHEMYYLNVVALLKGMVPSVKIGTFLPFSDKTETIPASQQWQITKQHEIDFIAFHANQNEGIDFEQTNEVIFNTAQNYLIKKTSSFKKFLASHHMKQPITLIDWNTLTGETRFTNGTFFRGALIMQAIFDLSYEVEGLGFWINTESHEKNQHSQSINIEGMELFHFFNGKRPVYHALAFKERLKGTLIGQGVNYLLTENCDGYQLVLINCNPFNPRLSVEDFFIQRRRKEYYVQIKGLKVGIYQVKRLKFDREHGALYSKYGEFNSQYGVDHEMMDYILRNSEPVLSVGDEEIASQWSFYEYLDFNAIHFIELKKVSKE, from the coding sequence ATGATAAAGCCAATTCATCAGTATCAAATCGCCATTTCTTCAATTCACGAGAAACAACAAGAACGTTTTTTTGGAACGAAGATTATTTTTGTTATAAAAGGAGCAGCTACGATTTGGATGGATGCTCAACAGCTGGATTTGCAGACGGATGATTTACTTGTAGTGAATCGAGGTGTGAACCATACGATAAGTGGTTCAAAAGACAGTCAAGTGATTGTCTTAAAAATAGTCGGAAACTTCTTTTTATCAAAGTATCCACAATATTTTCAATTTAACTTTGAATGTTTCTCTCGAGAAATTGATTTTGGGAAAGAAAAAGCAATTGAGGAATTGCGCCGTTACTTAGCTGAGATGGTCATTGCAGAGTTAAGCAACCATGAAAATTTCAAACTTGAAATTGAAAGCAATTTGTATCAAGTTATGTTACTTTTGACACGTTTTTTTAAGAAGCCTATTGTAAATCAAATCGAAAATGAAGTTCCAGATGAACGGATTTTAAAAGTAATTCAAGAGATTGAAGCAAACTATTATGAACCCTTAACCTTAAATGAAATGGCTCAAAAAGTTTACTTTTCTCCATCTTATTTATCACGGTATTTTAAAAAGGGAACGGGAGTGGGCTTTGTTCAATTTGTCAACCAAGTGAGATTGCGTCATTCAATTGAAGACTTAATTTATTCAGATATGGAAATCAATCAAGTCGCGTTGCAAAATGGTTTTTCAAGTGGGAAAAATTTTAGTCACTGCTTTAAAGAATATTACCATGTAACGCCAACCGACTATCGTCTTAAAAATCAAGTTACTAGAAAAAATGAAGACAATCTTGAAGATCAAGAAAGTAGTCCGTTGGAACTAACAGAAGTCTTGTTGCTATTAGCGAATTATTGTGACAATTTTGAACAATCTTCTCATGCTACTAGTAACAGTGTGGCTAATTTATCGATTGATGTTGAAAGGGAAAGGGTTGCAAAAGAATTGCCTTATGCGTCGTATATTGTTTTTATTGGCGAGTTAAAAGAGTTGTTAAAAAAACATGTTCAGCAACAAGTAAAGCAGGCTAAAACCGATTTTAGGATCACATATATAGGCGTGAAAAATCTCCTTTCAGAGAACACAATTTTAACGACGATTGAAACAGATGAAATAGTCCCCTCTTATTCTCCATATGATAGCGCGGATCTTGTATTAGATTTTATTTATCAAGAAAATCTGTCTTTATTTGTATACCTTAGCTACCATGAGATGGAAGAAAATCAAGGCGACTATCTATTAAAATTAAAGGCTTTTATTGCACATGCTATTCAGCGTTATGGCAGAGAATTTGTAAGTCGTTGGCGTTTTATGTATTACCATAAAGAATGGGATAACACTGTAGCCAAGCATCACGAAATGTATTACTTGAATGTGGTGGCGCTTTTGAAAGGAATGGTGCCTAGTGTGAAAATAGGGACATTTTTACCTTTTTCAGACAAAACAGAAACCATTCCAGCAAGTCAGCAGTGGCAAATCACAAAACAACATGAAATTGATTTTATCGCTTTTCATGCAAATCAAAATGAGGGAATTGATTTTGAACAAACCAATGAAGTGATTTTTAATACAGCCCAAAATTATTTAATAAAAAAAACGTCAAGCTTTAAAAAATTTCTAGCGAGCCATCATATGAAGCAGCCGATTACATTGATTGATTGGAATACGTTGACGGGGGAAACGCGTTTTACAAATGGAACTTTTTTTCGAGGCGCTTTGATTATGCAAGCCATTTTTGACCTTAGTTATGAAGTTGAGGGGCTGGGATTTTGGATCAATACAGAAAGCCATGAAAAAAATCAACATAGCCAATCCATTAATATTGAAGGGATGGAACTATTTCACTTTTTTAACGGAAAACGTCCAGTGTATCATGCGCTAGCATTTAAAGAACGGTTAAAAGGAACCTTGATAGGACAGGGCGTAAATTATCTCTTAACTGAAAACTGTGATGGCTATCAACTGGTGTTGATTAATTGCAATCCATTTAATCCGCGCTTATCAGTGGAAGATTTTTTTATTCAACGACGTCGAAAAGAATATTATGTTCAAATCAAAGGATTGAAGGTAGGAATCTATCAAGTTAAGCGACTTAAATTCGATCGAGAGCATGGCGCTTTAT